In the Bradyrhizobium guangzhouense genome, one interval contains:
- a CDS encoding zinc ribbon domain-containing protein YjdM — protein MISSTHCPACRSEHAYQDRDLWICPECGHEWSALPGGAADAPDEAGVRDAHGNVLADGDSVIVMKDLKVKGSSSVVKGGTKVRNIRLQDATDGHNIACRIDGIGAMNLKSEFVKKA, from the coding sequence ATGATCTCCTCGACACACTGCCCCGCCTGCCGCTCCGAACACGCCTATCAGGATCGCGATCTCTGGATCTGCCCGGAGTGCGGCCATGAATGGAGCGCGCTTCCCGGCGGCGCCGCGGATGCACCCGACGAGGCCGGCGTGCGCGATGCGCACGGCAATGTTCTGGCCGATGGCGACAGCGTCATCGTGATGAAGGACCTCAAGGTCAAGGGCTCGTCCTCGGTCGTCAAGGGCGGCACCAAGGTCCGCAACATCCGCCTCCAGGACGCCACCGACGGCCACAACATCGCCTGCAGGATCGACGGCATCGGCGCCATGAACCTGAAGTCGGAGTTCGTGAAGAAGGCGTGA
- a CDS encoding FkbM family methyltransferase, whose protein sequence is MPIAGQKLAFVMASSNHGTMIVNRFDYRMVGPDRGYGVGYQILEAAAFDPGEVKIALELLALRRKHHGDGVIAIDCGANIGVHTVEWASAMTGWGSVIAIEAQERIYYALAGNIAINNCFNALAVHAALSSEPGTMQVPNPNYFTPSSFGSLELRPRPSNEFIGQPIDYTDNTVLVRKMTLDELNLPRVDFVKIDIEGMEMEALAGARETIRAHRPILLIEKIKTDLRQLEQWLDDHGYQLMTLGINILAVHQSDACLTEINAGPQTRAA, encoded by the coding sequence ATGCCGATCGCGGGGCAAAAGCTGGCCTTTGTCATGGCCTCGTCCAACCATGGCACCATGATCGTCAACCGCTTCGATTATCGCATGGTCGGCCCTGACCGCGGTTATGGCGTCGGCTATCAGATCCTGGAGGCCGCGGCGTTCGATCCCGGCGAGGTCAAGATCGCGCTGGAGCTGCTGGCCTTGCGGCGCAAGCACCATGGCGACGGCGTGATCGCCATCGACTGCGGCGCCAATATCGGCGTTCACACGGTCGAGTGGGCATCCGCCATGACCGGCTGGGGCTCGGTGATCGCGATCGAGGCGCAGGAGCGGATCTACTACGCGCTGGCCGGCAACATCGCGATCAACAACTGCTTCAACGCGCTGGCCGTGCACGCGGCCCTGTCGTCGGAGCCGGGCACGATGCAGGTGCCCAATCCGAACTATTTCACGCCGTCGAGCTTCGGCAGCCTGGAGCTGCGCCCGCGCCCCAGCAACGAATTCATCGGTCAGCCGATCGACTATACCGATAACACCGTCCTCGTTCGCAAGATGACGCTGGACGAGCTCAATCTGCCGCGCGTCGATTTCGTCAAGATCGACATCGAGGGCATGGAGATGGAGGCGCTTGCCGGGGCGCGTGAGACGATCAGGGCACATCGCCCGATCCTGCTGATCGAGAAGATCAAGACGGATCTGCGCCAGCTCGAGCAATGGCTCGATGACCATGGCTATCAATTGATGACGCTCGGCATCAACATTCTCGCCGTCCATCAGAGCGACGCGTGCCTGACGGAGATCAACGCCGGTCCGCAAACGCGCGCGGCTTAA
- a CDS encoding Flp family type IVb pilin, whose product MKCLLNEFAADESGATAIEYGLIAAGIALAIIEVIYALGTNLVAKLQSLAAALK is encoded by the coding sequence CTGAAATGCCTCTTGAATGAATTCGCGGCCGACGAATCCGGCGCCACCGCGATCGAATACGGCTTGATTGCGGCGGGCATCGCGCTCGCGATCATCGAAGTGATTTATGCGCTCGGCACCAATCTGGTCGCGAAGCTGCAATCACTGGCGGCGGCGTTGAAATAA
- a CDS encoding DMT family transporter, giving the protein MDQRTSGAGALTQTNDRTPALLGVVCGLSAALFWALGFAGTRHGLKVGFTPVDLLVHRYVWSGIAFLPLVLRAGLSDLCGIGWSRGLALMVLGGPVMSLISYTGFLFVPLGHGSVIQPSCATLGGLLLAALFLKERISLSRLTGAIVIVGGLGVIGAESIGHIGVDGVQGDLIFVLTGLMFASFGALLRHWRVSAVSAALVISVLSLLLLPIYIGTIGLAHIAAIGLTENAIQALVQGVLAGPAALYLFAVSVQRLGVARAAVFPACVPALTLLTGWLLLGEPPTALQSTGLVIVLCGFYLAQRQR; this is encoded by the coding sequence ATGGATCAGCGGACGAGCGGCGCTGGCGCTCTCACTCAGACGAACGATCGGACGCCGGCGCTGCTTGGCGTCGTCTGCGGGCTGTCGGCCGCGCTGTTCTGGGCGCTCGGCTTTGCCGGCACGCGGCATGGCCTGAAGGTCGGCTTCACGCCGGTCGATCTTCTGGTGCATCGTTACGTCTGGTCGGGCATCGCCTTCCTGCCGCTGGTCCTGCGTGCCGGGCTCTCGGATCTCTGCGGCATCGGCTGGAGCAGGGGTCTTGCGCTGATGGTGCTCGGCGGCCCCGTGATGTCGCTGATCTCCTACACCGGGTTCCTGTTCGTGCCGCTCGGCCATGGCAGCGTGATCCAGCCGTCCTGCGCGACCCTCGGCGGCCTGTTGCTGGCCGCACTGTTCCTCAAAGAACGGATCTCGCTCTCGCGGCTGACGGGGGCGATCGTCATCGTCGGCGGCCTCGGCGTGATCGGCGCGGAATCGATCGGCCATATCGGCGTCGACGGGGTGCAGGGCGACCTGATCTTCGTGCTGACGGGCCTGATGTTCGCGAGCTTCGGCGCGCTGCTGCGGCACTGGCGCGTCTCGGCGGTCTCGGCCGCGCTCGTCATCAGCGTGCTGTCGCTGCTGCTGCTGCCGATCTACATCGGGACGATCGGTCTCGCCCACATCGCCGCGATCGGCCTCACCGAGAATGCGATCCAGGCGCTGGTGCAGGGCGTGCTCGCGGGCCCTGCGGCGCTCTACCTCTTTGCCGTCTCGGTGCAGCGCCTCGGCGTCGCGCGCGCGGCCGTGTTCCCGGCCTGCGTGCCGGCGCTGACGCTGCTGACCGGATGGCTGCTGCTCGGCGAGCCGCCGACGGCGCTACAGTCCACGGGGCTCGTGATCGTGCTGTGCGGATTCTACCTCGCGCAGCGGCAGCGCTAG
- a CDS encoding PhzF family phenazine biosynthesis protein has product MSVLRISAFSDGTRGGNPAGVWIGDALPDTADMQAIAAEVGFSETAFAAPEADAWRVRYFSPAMEVPFCGHATIALGAALAHRFGERTFKLHLNDAVISVSGQRDGSTIAAALQSPPTRSAPLDAGLRDELLNLFGYASSDLDPRLPPAKIHGGADHVLLGLQSREALARMAYDFDRGRALMAREGLITIALVSVETPRLFHVRNAFAAGGVVEDPATGAAAAAFAGYLRDIGWPHGGAIDIVQGEDMGARSLIRAEIGAAKGSSIRVSGAARFMKD; this is encoded by the coding sequence ATGTCAGTCCTCCGCATCTCCGCCTTCTCCGACGGCACCAGGGGCGGCAATCCCGCCGGCGTCTGGATCGGCGATGCCCTGCCCGATACCGCCGACATGCAGGCGATCGCGGCTGAGGTCGGCTTCTCCGAGACCGCTTTCGCCGCGCCCGAGGCTGACGCCTGGCGCGTCCGCTATTTCTCGCCTGCCATGGAGGTGCCGTTCTGCGGCCATGCCACCATCGCGCTCGGCGCCGCGCTCGCGCATCGCTTTGGCGAACGGACCTTCAAGCTGCATCTGAACGATGCGGTCATCTCCGTGTCGGGCCAGCGCGACGGCAGCACCATCGCAGCCGCGCTGCAATCGCCGCCGACGCGCAGTGCGCCGCTCGATGCCGGCTTGCGCGATGAATTGCTCAACCTGTTCGGCTACGCCAGCAGCGATCTCGACCCGAGACTTCCGCCGGCGAAAATTCATGGCGGCGCCGATCATGTCCTCCTCGGCTTGCAATCGCGTGAAGCGCTGGCACGCATGGCCTATGATTTCGACCGCGGCCGCGCGCTGATGGCGCGCGAAGGCCTCATCACCATCGCGCTGGTCAGCGTGGAAACGCCGCGGCTGTTCCATGTGCGCAATGCCTTTGCTGCCGGCGGCGTCGTCGAGGATCCCGCCACCGGCGCGGCCGCCGCCGCGTTCGCAGGCTATTTGCGCGACATCGGCTGGCCGCATGGCGGCGCCATCGACATCGTCCAGGGCGAAGACATGGGCGCGCGCTCGCTGATCCGCGCCGAGATCGGCGCGGCCAAAGGCAGTTCTATCCGCGTCTCGGGCGCGGCACGGTTCATGAAGGATTGA
- a CDS encoding c-type cytochrome has product MSRSVRIYIGLAVLIALSVLFLLGVVHTAAGASGPSLRRAAEGHRLAQAWCQTCHAVDPGMSGFFDLAPSFQAVADRNGTTALSLKVFWRTSHHDMPNLVIAPDQADALSEYILSLQHR; this is encoded by the coding sequence ATGTCGCGCAGCGTTCGAATTTACATCGGCCTTGCCGTTCTGATTGCGTTGTCGGTGCTGTTTCTCCTTGGCGTGGTCCACACCGCAGCCGGCGCATCCGGGCCTTCCTTGCGCAGGGCCGCTGAGGGCCATCGCCTCGCGCAAGCCTGGTGCCAGACGTGCCACGCCGTCGACCCAGGCATGTCCGGGTTCTTCGACCTGGCTCCGAGCTTCCAGGCGGTCGCCGACCGCAACGGTACCACCGCGCTCTCGCTCAAGGTGTTTTGGCGAACCAGCCACCACGACATGCCGAACCTCGTGATCGCGCCCGATCAGGCCGATGCACTGTCCGAGTATATCCTGAGCCTGCAACACCGCTGA